From a single Aspergillus puulaauensis MK2 DNA, chromosome 2, nearly complete sequence genomic region:
- a CDS encoding uncharacterized protein (COG:S;~EggNog:ENOG410PJQ2;~InterPro:IPR036864,IPR007219,IPR001138;~PFAM:PF00172,PF04082;~go_function: GO:0000981 - DNA-binding transcription factor activity, RNA polymerase II-specific [Evidence IEA];~go_function: GO:0003677 - DNA binding [Evidence IEA];~go_function: GO:0008270 - zinc ion binding [Evidence IEA];~go_process: GO:0006351 - transcription, DNA-templated [Evidence IEA];~go_process: GO:0006355 - regulation of transcription, DNA-templated [Evidence IEA]), translating to MQGYSYMAPTGPPREGQKNYVFVDEHNRHKRLKVMRACNGCRKRKIKCDAATTNTWPCSACTRLKLVCVPPAIGQDGDFSSGQGPEGYPPNSLDTLNAPESSHSLSSYAIPQPYRDGVSPHGQTIPHYNDGVGSFPSYAPDPVSSQSSLYENRPPHSSYHPQQMFPVPHAQTIGTTEGVDLGDHEHSTAENLSEVLGELKIDETGIAPYIRQQRMDRSEPEIPTQDETEENLPPLRTGAGSKIRIPPELMPLDDEVMNYFKIYFDDIHPYIPVVHRAHLYYQWQNDRRSISPLLLEALFACAGRLSDDPAQGAQWLALATRHESSFMDVPRLSTIQALLLLLKARESLPKKGYYYRSWQTVKTIISMAKDLDIHEHYNIHLEERTCNLNPVECLVRTRVWQALLVVEVMIGAPQGRSDYGVDPQTVNMQPELDIKNVDQFEIDRTRQYAYFVRNAHHIRILTDVYHKIKRQKDWGSNSKFVENNPLFAEWLQSLPPDLQVNYPPNGSPPWIPSHFVGNMHSHCHLGIVLCHRPQLLASKFPANGNWKMHMALCYSSAKCLCKLQEAILSRFGLSGLLFMQRGINFTIYCILTCTMLHLVAITSPDPDFHTDARDYFTRHMRILERCSSAWPMPEIQAQIDSLRLAFSANINRPFELKPTFPYGSPSEPYQPSPTLETQYHPQPSQISNIQERAGFHPYPITPPISADTEDSKAGTPQLQSANILATHPVHTEAPLVDENSWDPTRIINQWDMAFSFSPAVNANSPPMPMPGTSQGAQPALVDQYALQYQQPAKIAATQPSSVPQPQINGQQVVFTARDWQQSVASVYDPHGLKRRWNYSVDLGMDNNPKRQR from the exons ATGCAGGGATATTCATATATGGCCCCAACGGGCCCTCCGCGCGAGGGGCAGAAAA ACTATGTTTTTGTCGACGAGCATAACAGACACAAAAGGCTCAAAG TGATGCGTGCATGCAATGGCTGCCGGAAGCGAAAGATAAAGTGCGACGCCGCCACAACAAACACTTGGCCTTGTTCAGCATGTACTCGATTAAAGTTAGTGTGTGTGCCTCCCGCCATCGGGCAGGATGGCGATTTCTCCTCGGGACAAGGCCCCGAGGGATACCCGCCTAACTCACTTGACACGCTTAATGCGCCGGAATCCTCGCATTCACTTTCATCATATGCTATTCCACAGCCCTATCGCGACGGTGTTTCCCCCCATGGGCAAACAATCCCTCACTACAACGACGGCGTAGGCTCATTTCCCAGTTACGCGCCTGACCCCGTCTCGAGCCAATCCAGTCTTTATGAAAATAGGCCACCACATTCTTCATACCATCCCCAGCAGATGTTCCCTGTTCCTCACGCACAAACCATAGGGACAACTGAAGGAGTAGATTTGGGGGACCACGAACATTCCACAGCCGAGAATCTCAGCGAAGTACTGGGTGAGTTAAAAATCGATGAGACAGGAATTG CACCCTATATTCGCCAACAGAGGATGGACAGATCAGAGCCGGAAATTCCGACACAGGatgaaacagaagaaaatCTACCTCCTCTTCGCACTGGAGCTGGCTCCAAGATTCGCATTCCTCCAGAACTCATGCCATTGGATGATGAAGTTATGAACTATTTCAAGATCTATTTTGATGACATCCACCCCTATATTCCCGTTGTTCACCGAGCACATCTGTATTATCAATGGCAGAATGATCGAAGATCAATATCCCCTCTTCTGCTTGAAGCTTTATTTGCGTGTGCAGGAAGGCTATCAGACGACCCAGCTCAAGGAGCACAATGGTTGGCATTGGCAACCA GACATGAGTCTAGCTTTATGGATGTTCCGCGCTTGAGCACAATCcaagcgcttcttcttctcctgaaGGCGCGAGAGTCACTACCCAAGAAAGGCTACTATTACCGATCGTGGCAAACTGTCAAGACAATTATATCGATGGCCAAAGATTTGGATATCCATGAACATTACAACATTCATCTCGAGGAAAGAACCTGTAATCTAAACCCAGTTGAGTGTTTAGTTCGAACCAGAGTATGGCAGGCCCTTTTAGTTGTCGAGGTCATGATAGGTGCGCCGCAAG GTCGCTCGGACTATGGCGTGGATCCGCAAACAGTCAATATGCAACCCGAATTAGATATCAAGAACGTGGATCAATTCGAAATTGATCGAACCAGGCAGTATGCCTATTTCGTTCGGAACGCTCATCATATACGTATACTTACCGATGTCTATCACAAAATCAAGAGGCAAAAAGACTGGGGTTCTAATTCTAAGTTCGTTGAAAACAACCCCCTTTTCGCTGAATGGTTGCAAAGCCTTCCTCCGGATTTACAGGTCAACTACCCTCCGAATGGTTCCCCTCCATGGATCCCTTCTCACTTTGTCGGTAATATGCATTCGCATTGTCATTTGGGCATAGTTCTTTGCCACCGACCCCAATTGCTTGCCTCAAAGTTTCCAGCAAATGGAAATTGGAAAATGCATATGGCGTTATGCTACTCATCTGCCAAGTGTCTCTGCAAACTTCAAGAGGCAATCCTGTCTCGTTTCGGGCTGTCTGGTCTTCTCTTCATGCAAAGAGGCATTAATTTCACCATTTACTGTATACTGACATGCACAATGCTGCATCTC GTTGCCATAACATCTCCTGACCCTGACTTCCACACTGACGCGCGAGATTATTTCACTCGCCATATGCGGATACTCGAGCGATGTTCATCGGCTTGGCCGATGCCAGAGATACAAGCACAGATCGATTCTTTACGGCTTGCATTTTCCGCCAACATAAACCGACCATTTGAGCTCAAACCCACGTTTCCTTACGGAAGCCCATCAGAGCCGTACCAACCCAGTCCTACTCTAGAGACACAATATCACCCACAGCCCAGCCAGATCTCTAATATACAAGAAAGAGCGGGCTTTCACCCTTATCCTATAACTCCTCCGATATCGGCTGATACCGAAGACTCGAAGGCTGGTACGCCTCAACTACAATCCGCCAATATACTTGCGACGCATCCTGTCCATACAGAAGCTCCTTTGGTGGATGAGAATAGCTGGGATCCGACTCGCATCATTAA TCAATGGGACATGGCATTTTCATTTAGTCCTGCTGTGAATGCAAACTCCCCGCCGATGCCAATGCCTGGAACATCACAAGGGGCGCAACCTGCTTTGGTGGACCAGTATGCCTTGCAATATCAACAGCCAGCAAAAATAGCTGCCACACAACCCTCATCGGTCCCACAGCCGCAGATAAATGGCCAACAAGTGGTGTTTACAGCACGCGATTGGCAACAAAGTGTGGCAAGCGTATATGATCCGCATGGCTTGAAAAGGCGCTGGAACTACTCTGTTGACTTGGGTATGGATAATAATCCTAAGCGCCAACGTTGA